The Aneurinibacillus uraniidurans genome segment GCTTCTTCTACATCATTTTTCGCAACCAACGTGCCCCCGGCTTTTTGTTCATCCACCGGGCGAAGGAATTCATCAGCCTGTCCGTTTGCACCGACTAGCTTAACTGTACCGAGTGCCTGTCCCTGTTTAATCGGTGCCGTTGCTTCTTTTACAACCGCCTTTGGTTTATATGCCTTCTCTTCCCCATTACGAACTGGATACACAAGATCCTGGCCTGTCACCAATTCTATTTCCTTGTCGGTCCCTTTACTAACAGTGGCTTTTTCTCCACCTGGTACCTGACTACCTTTTGCAAGCAGCGGCACCATTTTATAATTACTGAATCCATAATCGAATAGCTTAGCTGTTTCTGTAAAACGGCTCAGGAACGAATTGGTCCCCATAACAACTGAGATAACACGAATACCATTGCGCTCTGCTGTACCAGTGAAGCAATATCCTGCATCATCAGTATGTCCTGTTTTTAAGCCATCTGCTCCTGGATATTGTTTTACAAGTGTTGGAAGCATCCAGTTCCAGTTGTCCATTTTAAGCGGATGAGGTGTACCTTCTCGGAACATTTTGTGTGGAATCTTCGTTGTTTCAAGCAATTCCGGATACGTTGTAATCAATTCTTTTGCCAGAATGGCTGCATCGCGTGCTGACATCACGTTATCACCACGATCAGAAGGTGGCGCAAACTGACCAAGGTCTTTTAACGGAAAACCAGTTGCTGTTGCGAAATACGTCTGTGTCATACCAAACTCTTTCGCCTTTTTGTTCATCATCTTTACGAAGTCAGCTTCTGATCCGCCAACCGTCTTAGCGATAAGATAAGTCGCGTCATTGGCTGAATAGATCGCCATTGCCTCATACAACTCACGAACTGTATGCTGCTCACCAAGGGCCAAAAGAACAGATGAACCGCCTGGCTTACCGAGGAAAGCTGCATATTCATCAGCTGTAACTTTTTGATCCCAGGTAACTTTTTTGTTTTTAATGGCTTCAAGCAAAAGATATTCTGTCATCATCTTCGTCATACTGGCCGGAGCAAATGGTTGATTCTCATTGTATTTATAAAGAATTTTCCCTGTTTTCGCTTCCACTAGAATGGCGGATTTTACATTCAGGTTCAATGTCGGGGTAGCTGCCTGTGCCCAAACTTGTCCAGACGGGACGAGCATTGCCGGCAAAAATGCCAGTAAAAAAGCTACCGCGATGAAAAATGTTTTCGTCAGTTTTTTACCGCGTGTTATCAAATCTTGCACCTCCACTTTTATCACACAATACTATTGATTCTATCATAACAACACAAAAAAGGCAGGGCGTTTTCGCCCTGTCTTTTTTGCTATTTTTAACAGATTATATGTGTTAGGACAACGAGTAATTTGGTGCTTCCTTCGTGATTTGTACATCGTGCGGATGACTTTCTTTTAGACCTGCGTTTGTAATGCGGATAAACTGCGCATTATCATGCAGTTCCTGGATTGTTTTTGTTCCGCAATAGCCCATACCGGCACGTAAGCCCCCGATAAGTTGATAAACAGTATCTACAAGCGGTCCTTTGTACGGTACACGACCTTCAATGCCTTCCGGTACCAGTTTCTTGTCATCATTCTCTTTCTCCTGGAAGTAACGATCTTTACTTCCTTCCTTCATGGCACCAAGAGATCCCATGCCTCGATATACTTTGAAGCGACGGCCTTGATAAATTTCAGATTCACCTGGGCTTTCTTCACATCCAGCAAACAGGCTTCCAACCATAACAATGGATGCCCCTGCACCAATTGCTTTTGCAATATCGCCTGAGTACTTAATGCCACCATCCGCAATAATCGGAACGTTATATTCGCGAGCAGCTGTGGCACAGTCATAAATCGCTGTAATCTGCGGCACACCGATCCCTGCAACAACACGAGTTGTACAAATAGAGCCTGGTCCAATCCCAACTTTAACGGCTGATGCACCAGCTTCAATGAGATCACGTGTTGCTTGACCTGTTGCTACGTTACCAGCCACAATCGTTAAATCTGGATATTTCGCACGCATTTCTTTTACCGTATCAATAACACCTTTAGAATGCCCGTGAGCCGTATCGATTACAATACAATCCACTCCGGCTTTTACAAGCGCTTCTGCACGCTCAAATGTATCTTTCGCTACACCAATTGCCGCTCCGCACAGCAGACGTCCATGCTTGTCCTTTGCTGCGTTTGGAAATTGAATCGCTTTTTCAATATCTTTAATTGTGATAAGGCCCTTCAGTTCATTATTTTCATCAACGAG includes the following:
- a CDS encoding D-alanyl-D-alanine carboxypeptidase family protein; the encoded protein is MITRGKKLTKTFFIAVAFLLAFLPAMLVPSGQVWAQAATPTLNLNVKSAILVEAKTGKILYKYNENQPFAPASMTKMMTEYLLLEAIKNKKVTWDQKVTADEYAAFLGKPGGSSVLLALGEQHTVRELYEAMAIYSANDATYLIAKTVGGSEADFVKMMNKKAKEFGMTQTYFATATGFPLKDLGQFAPPSDRGDNVMSARDAAILAKELITTYPELLETTKIPHKMFREGTPHPLKMDNWNWMLPTLVKQYPGADGLKTGHTDDAGYCFTGTAERNGIRVISVVMGTNSFLSRFTETAKLFDYGFSNYKMVPLLAKGSQVPGGEKATVSKGTDKEIELVTGQDLVYPVRNGEEKAYKPKAVVKEATAPIKQGQALGTVKLVGANGQADEFLRPVDEQKAGGTLVAKNDVEEAGWLRLTFRAIIDFIGGLFGSLGGLIKGLF
- the guaB gene encoding IMP dehydrogenase: MWENKFGKEGLTFDDVLLIPGKSEVLPRDVNVGTQLSEDVKLNIPLISAGMDTVTESALAIAIARHGGMGIIHKNMSVEKQAEEVDRVKRSESGVITNPFSLKPNHPVSEAENLMAKFRISGVPVVDDNNKLVGIITNRDMRFVHDYAASIGEVMTKEELVTAPVGTTLKEAEQILQRHKIEKLPLVDENNELKGLITIKDIEKAIQFPNAAKDKHGRLLCGAAIGVAKDTFERAEALVKAGVDCIVIDTAHGHSKGVIDTVKEMRAKYPDLTIVAGNVATGQATRDLIEAGASAVKVGIGPGSICTTRVVAGIGVPQITAIYDCATAAREYNVPIIADGGIKYSGDIAKAIGAGASIVMVGSLFAGCEESPGESEIYQGRRFKVYRGMGSLGAMKEGSKDRYFQEKENDDKKLVPEGIEGRVPYKGPLVDTVYQLIGGLRAGMGYCGTKTIQELHDNAQFIRITNAGLKESHPHDVQITKEAPNYSLS